The following proteins are co-located in the Manihot esculenta cultivar AM560-2 chromosome 9, M.esculenta_v8, whole genome shotgun sequence genome:
- the LOC110623474 gene encoding glucan endo-1,3-beta-glucosidase 5 encodes MSGFREAFLYVVILVLGSFLVAESAIGVNWGTVSFRKLKPSTVVDLLKDNNIEKVKLFDADPEVLGALMGSGIQVMVGIPNEMLAAISSSTAVSDLWVRQNVSRYVVKGGVDIRYVAVGNEPFLTSYSGQFQSYVIPALLNLQQSLAKANLAGYVKLVVPCNADAYESSLPSQGTYRPELTEIITQLLSFLSSNGSPFVVNIYPFLSLYGSTDFPQDYAFFDGSTHPVTDGPNVYGNAFDGNFDTLVAALNKLGYGQMPIVIGEVGWPTDGAISANLTAAKAFNQGLIYHVLSNKGTPLRPGAPPMDVYIFSLLDEGAKSTLPGNFERHWGIFSFDGQAKYPLNLGLGNKELKNAKNVEYLPSRWCVADATKDLSGVANHMRIACGVADCSTLNYGGSCNGIGAKGNISYAFNSYYQLQDQNAQSCDFDGLGMVTFLDPSVGDCRFLVGVTDTSSGFGPCPRRIMIWILMIWGLCVFLI; translated from the exons ATGTCAGGCTTCAGAGAAGCTTTTCTTTATGTGGTGATACTCGTATTGGGCTCTTTTCTAGTTGCGGAATCAGCAATAGGAGTGAACTGGGGTACTGTATCTTTCCGAAAGCTGAAGCCTTCCACAGTGGTGGATCTGTTGAAAGACAACAATATAGAGAAGGTAAAGCTGTTTGATGCAGACCCAGAAGTGCTTGGAGCTTTAATGGGTAGTGGTATTCAAGTCATGGTTGGGATCCCAAATGAAATGTTGGCTGCTATTAGCTCTTCAACTGCTGTTTCTGATTTGTGGGTTCGCCAGAATGTTTCCAGATATGTGGTTAAAGGTGGTGTTGATATCAG GTATGTAGCTGTAGGAAATGAACCATTCCTCACTAGTTATTCTGGTCAATTTCAATCCTATGTGATTCCTGCCCTGCTCAATTTGCAGCAGTCTTTGGCTAAAGCAAATCTTGCTGGCTATGTAAAGCTAGTGGTCCCTTGCAATGCTGATGCCTATGAATCCTCCCTCCCTTCTCAAGGAACATATCGACCTGAGTTAACAGAAATTATAACTCAACTTCTTTCCTTCCTCAGCTCAAACGGTTCCCCTTTTGTTGTCAATATTTACCCATTCCTTAGCCTCTATGGGAGCACAGATTTTCCACAAGATTATGCATTCTTTGATGGGAGTACCCATCCTGTTACAGATGGGCCTAATGTCTATGGCAATGCATTTGATGGGAATTTTGACACTTTAGTTGCTGCCCTCAACAAACTTGGATATGGTCAAATGCCTATAGTTATTGGAGAGGTGGGTTGGCCAACTGATGGAGCCATCAGTGCGAACCTCACTGCTGCAAAGGCTTTCAACCAGGGACTTATATATCATGTTTTGAGTAACAAAGGAACCCCTCTTAGACCAGGTGCTCCTCCCATGGATGTTTATATTTTCAGCCTACTAGATGAAGGGGCAAAGAGCACACTTCCAGGAAATTTTGAGAGGCACTGGGGGATTTTCTCCTTTGATGGTCAGGCTAAATATCCACTGAACCTTGGTTTGGGCAACAAGGAATTGAAGAATGCCAAGAATGTTGAGTATCTCCCATCTAGGTGGTGTGTGGCAGACGCGACCAAGGATCTATCTGGGGTCGCCAACCACATGAGAATTGCTTGTGGTGTTGCAGATTGCTCAACACTTAATTATGGGGGATCATGCAATGGAATTGGAGCAAAGGGAAACATCTCTTATGCTTTCAACAGTTACTATCAGCTTCAGGATCAAAATGCACAAAGCTGTGATTTTGATGGTCTCGGCATGGTAACATTCCTGGACCCATCTGTTGGCGATTGCAGGTTTCTTGTAGGTGTAACTGATACTAGTTCAGGTTTTGGACCATGTCCTAGGCGGATTATGATTTGGATTTTGATGATATGGGGGCTGTGTGTTTTTCTAATATAA